Genomic segment of Chelmon rostratus isolate fCheRos1 chromosome 2, fCheRos1.pri, whole genome shotgun sequence:
GCCCTTACTGATAGTTATGTCCTTGGTTGTGGTGTCAAGTATCCACACGTTgttgcagatgttttgtgtCGAGCCTACATCTGCTGGCAGCACTGATGGGGAACATGCTGTACGACTTCACCCATGATAGTAAGTACCAGCACAGCTACTCcttatttgttgtgtgttaTGCCGAACACAGTCACTTCTAAGTCATGTTAGGTCAtagttcatttattcattcctTTGTGTCGCAAACAAACAGTCCCTGAATTCAAGACAAATGGCTTTTTATACACTTTgtgaagtttgttttgtgtaCTTTTTCTATAAAATACATGGTACTGTACTATACTTTGAATCTAAAAACGGTAGAAAACCCTGGTCTGTCATACACTGGTGGACAACTGTATCGAAGAAAGCAGTCAGtgagtgcgcacacacacacagacacacacacgcacgcacacagacacacgcgcagacgcacacacagacacacgcacacgcacacacagacacacgcacacgcacacacacacacagacacacccacgcgcacacacacgcgcacgcacgcacacctGTAATTTGAACCCAGGACAAGAACAGTTTTGACAACATTCATAGAACTTCAATAGGTTAGTCAATCCCTCTCAGCCTtcctcatacaaacacacacacacacagccagtcaAACAGACAGGTACGCAGAGTCTAAGGGCCTTTTCACACGTGAAAGTTTGAACCAAAGTCTGAATTGAGGTTAGTTTTGTCTGATGTTGCATGTTGTCAGTTCAATTCCGGTCTCATCTCTCATCCACAGAGAATAACTGAAAGGGGTCAGattttttgtgagtttttttccAACTATAAAGCTGACGGAGGAAATATCAATTAAacctctgttctcctcctctcaccatgtGCTACAGgagctcattttgttttgttgctttatttttcctttctcctgTTCTGACGGTAGCCTGCTAGAACTTCCTGTAATTGGTCCAAGAGTCTAAAGCATCCCAGAAAATGAACCAAAGCATGGTTCAATCTGATCTGGACCAAACCAAGACCACGGTTCGGTTGTTGGTGGTTGGTGGAGGTTTTACACCTGTAATTTTGGTTTGGATCAAACTGAAAATTTGGACCAAAGAAGGTAGGTGTGACTTGGCCCTAAGAGGAAATTCATTCAGAAAGTAAACCCAGAATCAAAAGACATTTGGGGCCATGCTGTGTCTGTTTATAATTAGAGGTAAGCACTGTAGGGTGATGACAAGGCAGGGTGCTGGGTGGTGCTACAGAAGGTTTGGGCACCGGGCTGGACTTGTGTTGAAGCACTAAACTAAATTTTAAAtgatcactgtgtgtttgctgttgttggtgAGTCAGAGTCACATAAAAACTGATGCTCTGGTCAAGAGAAAACCAACTAATGGAATAAAAGAATACACTCCAACAACAATTAACTTAGAAGATTAGAATCTGAACATTataaacagagagcagcaaaagtgtctttgtctcagtgtCCATCAAAACAATCTCCCATGTGTCAACCATGGTACTTTACTCTGCAGGTGAAGGAGTTGATGTggtacatgtactgtacaacCTCCATGTCTCTGGAGGAGAGTCTGGCGTATGTTCTGATATTCAAACTGGGACAGCACTGTCATTGTCTTGTCACTCTGTCGGCAGCAACCATGGGACCCTCTTCATATATTGAGCATCAAGTGGTAAATGGTGCCAAAGGATCTGGTCAATCCTAAATACAAACCAAACCCCTACAGGGGTCTATAAAGACAAAAAGTAGAGAGGTATAACATTTATGGTCCAATAAAGGCAGTCACATTAGGCTGACTAAGAGAAAATGCCCGTCACCCCCGCCTCCTCTGTTCCTCAGGCCCTCGTCCAGCCACTGATGCCTTTacaaaaaatgttaaacttcAGACTAAAGCACAGGGACCCACTCCTCTGGATCGGTCGGAGGAAATGGAGGGAGTTGTTGCGGTTTCTGGCAGGGCTGGTTTGCTGTGAGCTGGGTGGTTGGTCGTTTCGGCTTCCAGGTCTCTCAAGTGTCCACCACATGTCCGATGGAGTCCTGCTGAGGGTTCTCCAGAGGGGACGAACTGTCGGGGGCAGGAGGGTGAGGGGAGTGGGCGACCCCTGCGCCTGCGCTGCAGCCTACACAACCCTGTGAAGGACAAAGATACATTAAACATGGGCTCAGGTGTGCAGAAAGGTGAATGTGTTTGAGGTGAGTGTGTGATCCCCACCTGTGTGTCGATCTCCTGTGGGATAGTGTGCTGTTGGATCCAGGGGTGAACCTcagccagctcctctctctgctcctgggTGAACCAGGGCTGGAGGGGCTGAAGCACCCGAAGCTTCTCCCTGTCCTCTGCCAACACCTCAGTCTGGTCcctgaaggagaggaaagacaggaTACAAAGCAAAGACGAAGAATTAAATGACAGGAATGGTCTTACAAATTTTACTATCTTAATCTAAATagcacaaacatttttctggaaattacatttaaaaaagttgTTATTGTCTAACATTCGAGGAATAGATAATGTCACCACGCAATCAAATGAGCAGAGGGCACCTTCAAAGCTTCAAGTTCACCTTTTCTTTACACACTACCATCGTGAGACAGCAGTAGACTCTAGAGAAGTCACACAGTGATTGTCCAAAAAAGGGTCTCAAacagtttgacatgtttgaGAGGTAGCTTGGATGCTAATGTAAAGATCAAAGGACTCGGAGAGGCAGAGTCGCCAAACAACTGCCGAGCAGCCACATTGTGTCAAAGAATGTCATTAAAATGACGGTAAGCCCCAAACACTCAAAAGTCTTAGAAATGCTAATCTGACTGTGGTCACAAAACCAGCTGCTTCAAAGAGATTTGACCTCTTTGAGCTCAATGCACTCGTTAACGCTGGATATTTACATGTGACTTTACATTTGAAAGATACTAAATAGGGTTTGGCTTggttctgtgtgtttatattcacCAACAATCACAGTTCGTAACCAGTATAATCCAAAATGTAATACACTTCTCTCTAAAATATAGCAATTAACATTGCAAATCACCATGAGGATCAATCCACACTTAACTACTACCGCTGTACGGGCTGAAATGTGGAAACATGCTGCTTATATGTGTAATGCCAAAACAAAAGGTTTCGACAGGACtgacaatgtgtttttgttcaccATAAACGGAATGGAAACAGTAAGAGAGGTGTTAAGCGTGTACCTGGTGTGGATCTGGTATGTCATCATGACATGCTCAGGCGTGTGCTGGACCATGCTCCACAGTGAGTTCTCCACCCGAGTGTCGAAGCTGTGCTGGTGCTCTGCCGGCGCCTCCTGGCTCTTACGGGCTTTGCGTGATGTGTCCGATGAATCATTGCTGGCAAAgtatttgctgctgttgctgctgcctgtaagCCAGAGAGAGCTCTGCATCAGTCACTTCTGCCTACTATTAAGTGTACCTGTTGTTCTTGTACTGTGATGACATTAATTGACATAAATGACATGAATTTTAGGATTGCCAAAGAATAGGTAAGGCCATTCTAGGCTGTCAAATGCTTTCTCTGCATCCAGTGACACAGCTAGAGTTTGGCTACAAAGAGAGCTTGCTTTATAGATAATGTGGTACAGCCTTCTCATGCTACTGGACGATAAACACCCCTGAACAAATTGAGTCCGGTCTAGATGGATCAGCGAACCCTCAATAACCATAAAGCCAAATATTTTGCATAAATCTAAAAGTCATTATTGAGATTGTTAATAGGATGCCAACTACTCATTCCCATGACAAATTTCCCAGATATTAGCACTAGTGAAATAttagcaaaacacacagctacagacaTTTCTTGGTGTTAGGCGATATCATTGTACACTTTACAGAGAAGAGATGACAGTGCACTTTAAAAAAGTGGTAAAATTCAACACTGAAACCATCTTCATCAGTGGATTTTCCTGAGGATAGTTCATTTCAGGCTTACTGTATCTTGCTTTCTCAAATAGGAGCTTCTAAATCTAATATTTCATTCCTCTTTATAGTGGGAACCATTAAATCAGTGAAGACCTCTGCTGAActcacattttgaaatgtataaTTTGTAATACTACCCGAATGCCTCATTTATACCCTCTGGGTCTCGGCTACCTGATCCATCATTCTTTGTAATTGATGATATAGCCTTGATGACGGTTCTTGAAGTATTTCAGTTTTAAGGATCATGTTTTGCTATATTCACTGCATTTATTCATGGTTGTGTTTTACAAGTGAAGGCAAAGggtttgttaatgtgtgtattgtatgcatgtgtgtttcccCTTTTACCAGTGTGTGAGGTGGAGGTTCCATTGGAgccagatccagatccagatcccaGGGAGCCTCCGGACTCCCCTGACCCAGAGCCAGAGGCATTGGAGCCGGTCCCTGACCTGgcatcctcctgcagcagcatgtcaAGCAGCTCACTGGATGTAGACTGGGCATCATGGTTCCCAGAATCACTGGGGTTGTCACCCTGCTCAAGGCAAAGGTTTGACAATCAGGACTAAATAAAGTACTTCAACTACATAACTGGAGAGCCACAGACTGTGCTGTATATCAACATATACTAGGTATGTATGAGAAATATACCTACTGAGAGAATATGAGCTGTACTGGCTAAAATATTGAAGAAGTTTTAAGAAAATACAAGTTTTTGGCATGTTGATGGCGAAGGTTGGCAGGAAACAGCAGTCTCACCTCGTTGACATGTTGTTCGTGGAGGCTCTCAGCATGGTTGTGCCCGATGCTGCTCTGCCCTTCATTCGGCTTTGgtagctcctcctgcagcaagTTCAGCTGCAGCGGAGAACTCGAGCGAGAGCTGGAGAATAAAGCCCGAGGACCGGCTTCCTCCTCCGCTTCCCCAACAGAGGAGCTGGCTCTGGGTGAGCAAAGCAGAGGGCCCACTGGGGACTGAGTGTGGGCGCCAGGCTGGGATTGAAACATGGGCTGAGGGAAGGGGGCACTGCCAGGGACAAAGCCTGTCATGGTGATGGGTGTCTGGGGCAGCATGGAAGGAGTGGACGGTGGGTAAATGGACGGAAAACCTGGAGTGAAAGTTGGGTAGTTGGGCAGGATGACAGCCATGACTGGAGCCACGTATGGGTTGATGCTCTGGGCTGGAGCCATGGGTTGCAGGTTGTGAAAGTTCTGTATATTCTGCAGATTCTGAATGGGCTCCATCTGGACTGGTTGCATCCCTGGCACGCTCTGAGCAGACTGCATGATGCCGAAGTTGTAGCTGAGCAGGGTTTGGTCAAGAGGCTGTAGCACCACAGGGGTCGCTGCAGAAAGCTGTTGTGGTCTGGGAGGTTGGTCCGGGCCAGGCTGGGTCGCCATCATGGGGAAGAATGGCGCCTGGAGTTGGGATGTTTGGCTGTAGGGGGCCCCCAACTGGGGTTGGGAGGACTCAGAGGAGGGCCAAGAGGAGTTGGGGCAAGGTGGCGAAGCGTAGCTGTCTGAGGAACCCTGGGGTTTTGGGCGCTTGTGTCTGGGCTTTCCTCTGCGAGAGCGATTCCACCCACCACCGCTCAGTGGACGTAGGTAGTCACCTGTGGTGAGATGGACACAGGCAACAAAGTAAGTTTGATTGAAAGCGCCTTTAAAAATTATAATCAGCTCTCTCTAAATCCATTTTAATAGGAACACACATACCTGGGTGGTGGGAGTGAGCCATAGAGCTGTTGTCCAGCTGCAGATAGGAGCTGTAGGGGCTCTGGAGGATCCGATGGCGGAATCGATCCACATATTCTTGTTCCTCCTTCTGGGTGTGAGCTGACAACACCTCCTTGGTGAGACCTATAAACCTTCGTTCCTCTGTGGCGGGACGGACAGGGGTCGGAGCTGCATCAGTAGGCTCACTGCCCATTGGGGCATCCTCCAGTGCCGTGGCCTCTGTGAGAGAACATTGAGGAAAGAACGTGTTCAACAGAGAGTTtgtgacactgacacaaagTTTTTCTAAACAAAGACGTAACTCCCATATGCAGTCTGTTCAAATCTAAGATCAACAGAGCAGTCACACGTTCTGAGTGACTCCCATGGTCTGACACAGAGATGTAAAGGCATGTTTATGTACCTGATTCAGGTTGTGGCACATGGACGATGGTGCTGCTGTATGAACACTGGCTGGTGACAGAGACCACACTCATGGCCTTAGTTGACATTGTAATGTCTGTCAGAGGTGCTCCaacaactgctgctgtggtAGGGGCCACTGACACCCCACTGTCCAACACCACTGAAAAGTGAGGAGAAACGAGATGAATAGTTGCTTTAGCAAGGAATATTACAAAACATTACTCAAATGGTGACCGAGTAGTAAATTGTGTGGCGCGTGTGGTGTTTTTACCATCTGAGCTGGCCTGAGCTGTGTCAGTGGCTCCAGCAGGCTTGTCGTCTTCTGAGGTAGAGGATGAGGAAGACGAGGTGGCCAGGGAATGAGAATCA
This window contains:
- the per3 gene encoding period circadian protein homolog 3 isoform X3, translated to MPGGDSSPDGEEPSLPSVTGEDGGEERVSAVQQGGGAQSERLRREESGVSHGEVGQEDEEMISGSNDLSSSANHSPGSAIGSASASTKSENTDGGKGQAHREVMMTVAEMKKRLPSEKRSRSKASTVEALHYALNCVKQVQANSEYYKLLMQNGQDERRDASVCTLEELDRVTSEHTLKNTDSFVVVFSLLSGRVLYASEQTPSILCCKRKFLESAKFVELLFHQDVNVFYSHTAQPHLPPWSNSHSAGVLFDCAQVKSFFCRIRGGKDREGEMRYNPFRITPYLLKVQGKGSSGEEEPCCLALAERIISGYEAPRIPLDKRIFTTTHSPGCVFLEVDDRAVPLLGYLPQDLIGTSLLTCIHPDDRPLMLSMHRKVLKYAGQSPFEHSPVRLRCQNGDHITLDTSWSSFINPWSRKVAFIIGRHKVRTSPLNEDVFAAQTNDDVPVTHEEIKDLQGKIYKLFLQPVHNNGSSGYGSLGSNGSHEHYISVASSSDSNGNLWEDSHREPMTLQQICADVNRVKSWGQQAYLGSSHKISLLGKPATARLRPAASNPEVRDHEESRKQTHIPSYQQINCVDNIIRYLESCTGPALKRKSDSHSLATSSSSSSTSEDDKPAGATDTAQASSDVVLDSGVSVAPTTAAVVGAPLTDITMSTKAMSVVSVTSQCSYSSTIVHVPQPESEATALEDAPMGSEPTDAAPTPVRPATEERRFIGLTKEVLSAHTQKEEQEYVDRFRHRILQSPYSSYLQLDNSSMAHSHHPGDYLRPLSGGGWNRSRRGKPRHKRPKPQGSSDSYASPPCPNSSWPSSESSQPQLGAPYSQTSQLQAPFFPMMATQPGPDQPPRPQQLSAATPVVLQPLDQTLLSYNFGIMQSAQSVPGMQPVQMEPIQNLQNIQNFHNLQPMAPAQSINPYVAPVMAVILPNYPTFTPGFPSIYPPSTPSMLPQTPITMTGFVPGSAPFPQPMFQSQPGAHTQSPVGPLLCSPRASSSVGEAEEEAGPRALFSSSRSSSPLQLNLLQEELPKPNEGQSSIGHNHAESLHEQHVNEGDNPSDSGNHDAQSTSSELLDMLLQEDARSGTGSNASGSGSGESGGSLGSGSGSGSNGTSTSHTGSSNSSKYFASNDSSDTSRKARKSQEAPAEHQHSFDTRVENSLWSMVQHTPEHVMMTYQIHTRDQTEVLAEDREKLRVLQPLQPWFTQEQREELAEVHPWIQQHTIPQEIDTQGCVGCSAGAGVAHSPHPPAPDSSSPLENPQQDSIGHVVDT
- the per3 gene encoding period circadian protein homolog 3 isoform X2 — encoded protein: MPGGDSSPDGEEPSLPSVTGEDGGEERVSAVQQGGGAQSERLRREESGVSHGEVGQEDEEMISGSNDLSSSANHSPGSAIGSASASTKSSENTDGGKGQAHREVMMTVAEMKKRLPSEKRSRSKASTVEALHYALNCVKQVQANSEYYKLLMQNGQDERRDASVCTLEELDRVTSEHTLKNTDSFVVVFSLLSGRVLYASEQTPSILCCKRKFLESAKFVELLFHQDVNVFYSHTAQPHLPPWSNSHSGVLFDCAQVKSFFCRIRGGKDREGEMRYNPFRITPYLLKVQGKGSSGEEEPCCLALAERIISGYEAPRIPLDKRIFTTTHSPGCVFLEVDDRAVPLLGYLPQDLIGTSLLTCIHPDDRPLMLSMHRKVLKYAGQSPFEHSPVRLRCQNGDHITLDTSWSSFINPWSRKVAFIIGRHKVRTSPLNEDVFAAQTNDDVPVTHEEIKDLQGKIYKLFLQPVHNNGSSGYGSLGSNGSHEHYISVASSSDSNGNLWEDSHREPMTLQQICADVNRVKSWGQQAYLGSSHKISLLGKPATARLRPAASNPEVRDHEESRKQTHIPSYQQINCVDNIIRYLESCTGPALKRKSDSHSLATSSSSSSTSEDDKPAGATDTAQASSDVVLDSGVSVAPTTAAVVGAPLTDITMSTKAMSVVSVTSQCSYSSTIVHVPQPESEATALEDAPMGSEPTDAAPTPVRPATEERRFIGLTKEVLSAHTQKEEQEYVDRFRHRILQSPYSSYLQLDNSSMAHSHHPGDYLRPLSGGGWNRSRRGKPRHKRPKPQGSSDSYASPPCPNSSWPSSESSQPQLGAPYSQTSQLQAPFFPMMATQPGPDQPPRPQQLSAATPVVLQPLDQTLLSYNFGIMQSAQSVPGMQPVQMEPIQNLQNIQNFHNLQPMAPAQSINPYVAPVMAVILPNYPTFTPGFPSIYPPSTPSMLPQTPITMTGFVPGSAPFPQPMFQSQPGAHTQSPVGPLLCSPRASSSVGEAEEEAGPRALFSSSRSSSPLQLNLLQEELPKPNEGQSSIGHNHAESLHEQHVNEGDNPSDSGNHDAQSTSSELLDMLLQEDARSGTGSNASGSGSGESGGSLGSGSGSGSNGTSTSHTGSSNSSKYFASNDSSDTSRKARKSQEAPAEHQHSFDTRVENSLWSMVQHTPEHVMMTYQIHTRDQTEVLAEDREKLRVLQPLQPWFTQEQREELAEVHPWIQQHTIPQEIDTQGCVGCSAGAGVAHSPHPPAPDSSSPLENPQQDSIGHVVDT
- the per3 gene encoding period circadian protein homolog 3 isoform X1; its protein translation is MPGGDSSPDGEEPSLPSVTGEDGGEERVSAVQQGGGAQSERLRREESGVSHGEVGQEDEEMISGSNDLSSSANHSPGSAIGSASASTKSSENTDGGKGQAHREVMMTVAEMKKRLPSEKRSRSKASTVEALHYALNCVKQVQANSEYYKLLMQNGQDERRDASVCTLEELDRVTSEHTLKNTDSFVVVFSLLSGRVLYASEQTPSILCCKRKFLESAKFVELLFHQDVNVFYSHTAQPHLPPWSNSHSAGVLFDCAQVKSFFCRIRGGKDREGEMRYNPFRITPYLLKVQGKGSSGEEEPCCLALAERIISGYEAPRIPLDKRIFTTTHSPGCVFLEVDDRAVPLLGYLPQDLIGTSLLTCIHPDDRPLMLSMHRKVLKYAGQSPFEHSPVRLRCQNGDHITLDTSWSSFINPWSRKVAFIIGRHKVRTSPLNEDVFAAQTNDDVPVTHEEIKDLQGKIYKLFLQPVHNNGSSGYGSLGSNGSHEHYISVASSSDSNGNLWEDSHREPMTLQQICADVNRVKSWGQQAYLGSSHKISLLGKPATARLRPAASNPEVRDHEESRKQTHIPSYQQINCVDNIIRYLESCTGPALKRKSDSHSLATSSSSSSTSEDDKPAGATDTAQASSDVVLDSGVSVAPTTAAVVGAPLTDITMSTKAMSVVSVTSQCSYSSTIVHVPQPESEATALEDAPMGSEPTDAAPTPVRPATEERRFIGLTKEVLSAHTQKEEQEYVDRFRHRILQSPYSSYLQLDNSSMAHSHHPGDYLRPLSGGGWNRSRRGKPRHKRPKPQGSSDSYASPPCPNSSWPSSESSQPQLGAPYSQTSQLQAPFFPMMATQPGPDQPPRPQQLSAATPVVLQPLDQTLLSYNFGIMQSAQSVPGMQPVQMEPIQNLQNIQNFHNLQPMAPAQSINPYVAPVMAVILPNYPTFTPGFPSIYPPSTPSMLPQTPITMTGFVPGSAPFPQPMFQSQPGAHTQSPVGPLLCSPRASSSVGEAEEEAGPRALFSSSRSSSPLQLNLLQEELPKPNEGQSSIGHNHAESLHEQHVNEGDNPSDSGNHDAQSTSSELLDMLLQEDARSGTGSNASGSGSGESGGSLGSGSGSGSNGTSTSHTGSSNSSKYFASNDSSDTSRKARKSQEAPAEHQHSFDTRVENSLWSMVQHTPEHVMMTYQIHTRDQTEVLAEDREKLRVLQPLQPWFTQEQREELAEVHPWIQQHTIPQEIDTQGCVGCSAGAGVAHSPHPPAPDSSSPLENPQQDSIGHVVDT